One window from the genome of Bacillus rossius redtenbacheri isolate Brsri chromosome 12, Brsri_v3, whole genome shotgun sequence encodes:
- the LOC134537338 gene encoding retinol dehydrogenase 12-like isoform X2 → MVTVVLYVIFPVVIVAAGLIRKWQEKQWGKCKSQSSLQDKVFIVTGANSGIGKETARGLVKRKARVIMACRDLSSARNAIEDIRHETSSGELIPIHLDLSSLMSVREFVSEVLKEFPKIHVLINNAGVYIPVEKNCKTKEGFEIHFGVNHLGHFLLTNLLIPRLRESAPARWNMKPGGALQGRDGVVHAARARQDRAGRSPGREGLPGGGRAPQPGLLQLQAGQRAVHAGAGQASAGLRGGRPRALPRLHLHRPVPPHPRAVVPLRPGRAGSPVRLEDRSAGR, encoded by the exons ATGGTTACTGTTGTATTGTACGTTATATTTCCAGTCGTTATAGTAGCTGCCGGTTTGATACGGAAATGGCAAGAAAAACAATGGGGGAAGTGTAAATCGCAGTCTTCTCTTCAAGATAAAGTTTTTATAGTTACAGGAGCCAATTCAGGGATAGGCAAAGAAACTGCCCGAGGATTGGTGAAAAGGAAAGCTCGTGTCATAATGGCCTGCAGGGATTTGAGCAGTGCTCGAAATGCGATAGAAGATATTAGACATGAAACATCATCAGGTGAATTG attCCAATACATCTTGATCTTTCTTCATTAATGTCAGTGAGAGAATTTGTGTCTGAAGTTTTAAAAGAATTCCCAAAAATTCACGTTCTCATCAACAACGCAGGGGTCTATATCCCCGTAGAGAAGAACTGCAAAACAAAAGAAGGTTTCGAGATACATTTTGGCGTGAACCATTTAGGCCATTTCCTGCTGACCAATCTGCTCATCCCTCGCTTGCGAGAGAGCGCCCCTGCAAG GTGGAACATGAAGCCAGGAGGTGCGTTGCAGGGTCGTGACGGTGTCGTCCACGCTGCACGAGCGCGGCAGGATCGAGCTGGACGATCCCCGGGGCGAGAGGGGCTTCCCGGCGGGGGGCGGGCGCCACAACCCGGGCTACTGCAACTCCAAGCTGGCCAACGTGCTGTTCACGCGGGAGCTGGCCAGGCGTCTGCAGGGCTCCGGGGTGGACGCCCACGTGCTCTGCCCCGGCTTCACCTACACCGGCCTGTTCCGCCACACCCCCGTGCGGTGGTACCACTACGTCCTGGTCGCGCCGGTAGCCCTGTACGCCTTGAGGACCGCAGCGCAG ggcgCTGA
- the LOC134537338 gene encoding retinol dehydrogenase 12-like isoform X1, protein MVTVVLYVIFPVVIVAAGLIRKWQEKQWGKCKSQSSLQDKVFIVTGANSGIGKETARGLVKRKARVIMACRDLSSARNAIEDIRHETSSGELIPIHLDLSSLMSVREFVSEVLKEFPKIHVLINNAGVYIPVEKNCKTKEGFEIHFGVNHLGHFLLTNLLIPRLRESAPARVVTVSSTLHERGRIELDDPRGERGFPAGGGRHNPGYCNSKLANVLFTRELARRLQGSGVDAHVLCPGFTYTGLFRHTPVRWYHYVLVAPVALYALRTAAQGAETVLHCATEESLEGISGLMYRNCAVYKSKATIDEETAEKLWAVSEELCGLNSSL, encoded by the exons ATGGTTACTGTTGTATTGTACGTTATATTTCCAGTCGTTATAGTAGCTGCCGGTTTGATACGGAAATGGCAAGAAAAACAATGGGGGAAGTGTAAATCGCAGTCTTCTCTTCAAGATAAAGTTTTTATAGTTACAGGAGCCAATTCAGGGATAGGCAAAGAAACTGCCCGAGGATTGGTGAAAAGGAAAGCTCGTGTCATAATGGCCTGCAGGGATTTGAGCAGTGCTCGAAATGCGATAGAAGATATTAGACATGAAACATCATCAGGTGAATTG attCCAATACATCTTGATCTTTCTTCATTAATGTCAGTGAGAGAATTTGTGTCTGAAGTTTTAAAAGAATTCCCAAAAATTCACGTTCTCATCAACAACGCAGGGGTCTATATCCCCGTAGAGAAGAACTGCAAAACAAAAGAAGGTTTCGAGATACATTTTGGCGTGAACCATTTAGGCCATTTCCTGCTGACCAATCTGCTCATCCCTCGCTTGCGAGAGAGCGCCCCTGCAAG GGTCGTGACGGTGTCGTCCACGCTGCACGAGCGCGGCAGGATCGAGCTGGACGATCCCCGGGGCGAGAGGGGCTTCCCGGCGGGGGGCGGGCGCCACAACCCGGGCTACTGCAACTCCAAGCTGGCCAACGTGCTGTTCACGCGGGAGCTGGCCAGGCGTCTGCAGGGCTCCGGGGTGGACGCCCACGTGCTCTGCCCCGGCTTCACCTACACCGGCCTGTTCCGCCACACCCCCGTGCGGTGGTACCACTACGTCCTGGTCGCGCCGGTAGCCCTGTACGCCTTGAGGACCGCAGCGCAG ggcgCTGAGACGGTCTTGCATTGTGCTACAGAGGAATCGTTGGAAGGAATTTCAGGGCTGATGTATAGAAACTGTGCTGTCTACAAGTCGAAAGCCACAATAGATGAGGAAACTGCAGAAAAATTGTGGGCTGTAAGTGAAGAACTGTGTGGACTAAATAGTTCcttgtaa